From a single Bradyrhizobium sediminis genomic region:
- a CDS encoding alpha-hydroxy acid oxidase, with the protein MKHITCIEDLRQVHMRKVPKAFFDYADRGSYSEDTLRANVDDLQQIKFRQRILVDVSKRDLSTTILGEPAALPLILAPVGLTGMQYGDGEIHACRAAQAAGIPYTLSTMSICSIEDVAANVDKPFWFQLYVMKDRGFIKALIERAIAAKCSALVLTVDLQVIGQRHADIKNGMTVPPEWSLSKLVDFATKPAWVAGVLRGKRRTFGNLVGHLKGTDDITALGTWIATQFDTTLNWKDVEWIRSIWPGKLILKGILDVEDAEEAAKTGAQALVVSNHGGRQLDGAPSSIEVLPEVVDAVGTQMEILFDGGIRSGQDVMRALALGAKSCMIGRAYIHGLGAYGGPGVAKALDIIRNELSVTMGLCGVNTIAEIDDHVLAI; encoded by the coding sequence ATGAAACACATCACCTGCATCGAGGATCTGCGCCAGGTCCATATGCGCAAAGTGCCGAAGGCGTTCTTCGATTACGCCGATCGCGGCTCCTATTCCGAGGACACGCTGCGCGCCAACGTCGATGACCTGCAGCAGATCAAGTTCCGCCAGCGCATTCTGGTCGACGTGTCGAAGCGCGACCTCTCGACCACGATCCTCGGCGAGCCCGCCGCGCTGCCGCTGATCCTCGCCCCGGTCGGGCTGACCGGCATGCAATACGGCGACGGCGAAATCCACGCCTGCCGCGCCGCGCAGGCCGCCGGCATTCCCTATACATTGAGCACGATGTCGATCTGCTCGATCGAGGATGTCGCCGCCAATGTCGACAAGCCGTTCTGGTTCCAGCTCTACGTCATGAAGGACCGCGGCTTCATCAAGGCGCTGATCGAGCGCGCCATCGCCGCGAAATGCAGCGCGCTGGTGCTGACCGTCGACCTGCAGGTGATCGGGCAGCGCCATGCCGACATCAAGAACGGCATGACGGTGCCGCCGGAATGGTCGCTGTCGAAGCTGGTCGATTTCGCCACCAAGCCGGCCTGGGTCGCGGGCGTGCTGCGCGGCAAGCGCCGCACCTTCGGCAATCTGGTCGGCCATCTCAAAGGCACCGACGATATCACCGCGCTGGGGACCTGGATCGCGACGCAGTTCGACACAACGCTGAACTGGAAGGACGTCGAGTGGATCCGCAGCATCTGGCCCGGCAAGCTGATCCTGAAGGGCATTCTCGACGTCGAGGACGCCGAGGAAGCGGCCAAGACCGGCGCGCAGGCGCTGGTGGTGTCGAACCATGGCGGCCGCCAGCTCGACGGCGCGCCATCGTCGATCGAGGTGCTGCCTGAGGTCGTCGACGCGGTCGGCACGCAGATGGAGATCCTGTTCGACGGCGGCATCCGCTCGGGCCAGGACGTGATGCGGGCGCTGGCGCTCGGCGCCAAGTCCTGCATGATCGGCCGGGCCTATATCCACGGCCTCGGCGCCTATGGCGGCCCCGGCGTCGCCAAGGCGCTCGACATCATCCGCAACGAACTCAGCGTGACCATGGGCCTGTGCGGCGTCAACACCATCGCCGAGATCGACGACCACGTGCTGGCGATTTAG
- a CDS encoding shikimate dehydrogenase yields the protein MTKPPAACLIGWPAAHSRSPLIHHYWLRSLGIEGGYSIEAIPPEGFAEFVLHLSTHGFVGANVTIPHKERALALSKPDERASAVGAANTLWYEGGELRSTNTDIEGFINNLDACAPGWDRAEEALVLGAGGSSRAVVFGLLERGIKSVHLANRTIERARALAGQFGAHVHPVAWETVEELLPRAGLLVNTTSLGMHGQPPLEIDVGLLPDNAVVADLVYVPLETPLLAAARARGLKVADGLGMLLHQAVRGFELWFGQRPKVTPELRELVEADLMPTSGTTG from the coding sequence GTGACCAAACCCCCCGCCGCATGCCTGATCGGATGGCCGGCGGCGCATTCGCGTTCGCCGCTGATTCATCATTACTGGCTGCGCTCGCTCGGCATCGAGGGCGGCTACAGCATCGAGGCGATCCCGCCCGAAGGCTTTGCCGAATTCGTGCTGCACCTCTCGACCCACGGCTTCGTCGGCGCCAACGTCACCATTCCGCACAAGGAGCGCGCGCTGGCGCTGTCGAAGCCGGACGAGCGCGCCAGTGCCGTCGGCGCGGCCAATACGCTGTGGTACGAGGGCGGCGAGTTGCGCTCGACCAACACCGACATCGAGGGCTTCATCAACAATCTCGACGCCTGCGCGCCCGGATGGGACCGTGCCGAGGAAGCGCTGGTGCTGGGCGCCGGCGGCTCGTCACGCGCGGTGGTGTTCGGCCTGCTCGAGCGCGGCATCAAGAGCGTGCATCTGGCCAACCGGACCATCGAGCGCGCCCGTGCGCTGGCCGGGCAATTCGGCGCTCATGTGCATCCGGTCGCGTGGGAGACCGTCGAGGAGCTGCTGCCGCGCGCGGGCCTTTTGGTGAATACGACCTCGCTCGGCATGCACGGCCAGCCGCCGCTTGAGATCGACGTCGGCCTGTTGCCTGATAACGCCGTGGTCGCCGATCTCGTCTATGTGCCGCTGGAAACGCCGTTGCTGGCGGCCGCCCGCGCGCGCGGACTGAAGGTCGCCGACGGGCTCGGCATGCTGCTGCACCAGGCCGTGCGCGGCTTTGAATTGTGGTTCGGGCAGCGGCCGAAGGTCACGCCGGAACTTCGCGAACTGGTCGAGGCCGATCTCATGCCAACGTCAGGCACGACCGGATGA